A window from Flavobacterium sp. encodes these proteins:
- a CDS encoding aspartate kinase translates to MRVFKFGGASVKDAEGIRNVYDVLQKVGYEDVILVVSAMGKTTNALEVVIKNYFDKSAELNSSVQEIKKYHNQILLDLFEDENHSVFASVNEQFSELEYFLAHNKSPNYNFVYDQVVSFGELISTNILSHYMNFRGIQTQWLDVRNFIKTDANYRDAGVDWETTQQNISKNVPRKQLNITQGFLGADENNFTTTLGREGSDYTAGIFAYCLNAESVTIWKDVPGVMNADPRYFENASLLNQISYREAIELAFYGATVIHPKTLQPLQKKEIPLYVKSFVNPLLKGTCVSKGVDLEPQYPCFIVKKEQLLISLSSIDFSFIMEENISEIFGLFHEFKIKVNLIQNSAISFSVCVEDKFGNFPELNAILSKKFKVEYSENVTLYTIRHFTEEAAQTVENNKEVLLKQVSRETMQIVTKELN, encoded by the coding sequence ATGAGAGTATTTAAATTTGGTGGTGCATCGGTAAAAGATGCTGAAGGAATTAGAAACGTATACGACGTTTTACAAAAAGTGGGTTATGAAGATGTGATTTTGGTCGTTTCGGCAATGGGGAAAACCACAAATGCTCTTGAAGTTGTTATCAAAAATTATTTTGATAAATCGGCAGAGTTAAATTCATCTGTACAGGAAATTAAAAAATATCACAATCAAATATTATTAGATTTATTTGAAGATGAAAATCATTCTGTTTTTGCTTCTGTCAATGAACAGTTTTCAGAATTAGAATACTTTTTGGCTCATAATAAATCTCCAAACTACAACTTCGTTTACGATCAGGTAGTAAGTTTTGGGGAGTTGATTTCTACTAATATTTTAAGTCATTATATGAATTTCAGAGGAATTCAGACGCAATGGCTTGATGTTCGTAATTTCATTAAAACTGATGCAAATTACAGAGATGCAGGTGTTGACTGGGAAACAACTCAGCAAAATATCAGCAAAAATGTTCCAAGAAAACAACTCAATATTACTCAGGGATTTTTAGGTGCTGATGAAAATAATTTTACAACAACTTTAGGACGTGAAGGTTCTGACTATACTGCGGGAATTTTTGCTTATTGCTTAAATGCCGAAAGTGTAACAATTTGGAAAGATGTTCCTGGAGTAATGAATGCCGATCCGCGTTATTTTGAAAATGCGAGTTTATTAAACCAAATTTCTTATCGTGAAGCTATCGAATTGGCGTTTTACGGAGCAACAGTTATTCACCCAAAAACGTTACAGCCGTTACAGAAAAAAGAAATTCCGTTGTACGTAAAATCGTTTGTGAATCCTTTATTAAAAGGAACTTGTGTTTCTAAAGGTGTTGATTTAGAACCGCAATATCCATGTTTTATTGTAAAAAAAGAACAACTTTTGATTTCGCTTTCTTCAATTGATTTTTCTTTCATAATGGAAGAAAACATTAGCGAGATTTTTGGTTTATTCCACGAATTCAAAATCAAAGTAAACCTGATTCAAAACTCTGCAATTAGTTTCTCTGTTTGTGTAGAAGATAAATTTGGAAATTTCCCGGAATTAAATGCGATTCTTTCGAAAAAATTCAAAGTAGAATACAGTGAAAATGTAACGCTTTATACGATTCGTCACTTTACTGAAGAAGCTGCACAAACGGTTGAAAACAATAAAGAAGTTTTATTAAAACAAGTAAGTCGCGAAACGATGCAGATTGTTACTAAAGAATTAAACTAG
- a CDS encoding GNAT family N-acetyltransferase, whose protein sequence is MNIRKGNPEDMKSVLGLIQELAIFEKEPDAVVITEEDLVRDGFGEKPLFQVFVAEIDSNETDNGKEIVGIALYYYRYSTWKGKTIHLEDLIVKEKMRGTGLGTALYSEIMKQGKKDNVRRVEWNVLAWNTPAVNFYKNSGARILDDWQVVQMDEAGIGSYLEKL, encoded by the coding sequence ATGAATATTAGAAAAGGAAATCCTGAAGATATGAAGTCGGTCTTGGGATTAATACAGGAGCTGGCAATATTCGAAAAAGAACCTGACGCTGTTGTTATTACTGAAGAAGATTTAGTGCGTGACGGATTTGGGGAAAAACCGCTTTTTCAGGTTTTTGTAGCAGAGATTGATTCAAATGAAACCGATAACGGAAAAGAAATAGTAGGAATTGCATTGTACTATTACCGCTATTCAACCTGGAAAGGAAAAACAATACACCTTGAAGATTTAATTGTAAAAGAAAAAATGCGCGGCACCGGTTTAGGAACGGCATTGTATTCTGAAATTATGAAACAAGGAAAAAAAGACAACGTTCGAAGAGTAGAATGGAATGTTTTGGCCTGGAATACGCCGGCGGTTAATTTTTACAAGAATTCGGGCGCAAGAATTCTTGATGACTGGCAGGTTGTTCAAATGGATGAAGCAGGAATTGGTTCTTACTTAGAAAAATTATAA